Part of the Zingiber officinale cultivar Zhangliang chromosome 6A, Zo_v1.1, whole genome shotgun sequence genome, GAAATTTAGTTGACTTCAGTGTTATCTTTTTTTGAAATCTTATTTTACTACATTCTTTAATTACACAAATAATGTATTAACTCTTAAATAATTGAATTGTGTTTTTTTAATAAACTTGTAGGATATCTGTGTAAGGTATTATATAAGTagattttgaataaaaaaaaattctccatatcaagttttattgttctttgtttattatttttatttataattatctATTATCATGAAACAACTCTTTGTATatcaaaaaagataaaaaaaaaaaaaaaaagatagccCAAAGCTTAAGAGGtttattgaataaatattttGGTAAAGAATCACATAACACAACAGAATTTTAGTTCAGATTTTAACTAATGAATCAAATGCAAATGAAGATTTTGTTGAAAATAAGAATGATGAAAATGAAGAATTTGTGAGAAATGAAGGTGATGAGAATTAGAAGTTTGTAGAAAATGAGAATGAAGAGAATACAAATTTTAATGATTTAGATGAAATTGAAATTGACAAAACTAAAGATATTGATAAGTATTGTGATGATGAGCATACAAATGAATACCTATGTTCGACGCCTAAATATGTTTTGAAAAAATTTGATCCAAGAGTTTGGGATACTCTTAATACAAAAATGAGAGATTTACATGTGGAAAGAGGTCCTAAAAGAGAAGATGTTCTTAAGTTTCCTTTAGATAAAGAATCTCGACACTTTTCTCATACTTACTATGTCCAAATGTTACCAAATGTTGAGACTCGTGATCAAAATTGTTAGTGTACTTGAAGGAGTTGGACAAAGTATTTTATATTTGCTGTAAGTTGTTTAAAGTAATATACACCAAAAGTAATTTAGTAAGAGGAGTTAATAACTGGTGATCTTGCCCGAAAGCAAGAaggtggaaagctggggatgtggcagcTTCGCTGACCTGCTGTAGACCTCGCTCCACTCTGTAAAACAAGTAACATtagtgccgagctagggaaggggttcttggcgttggccctccgacgctcaagttaaccatcagaatagtggaagaaagtaaagcaatAGTAACCCTAGTGCAACCCTAGTGCAAACAATGAATAAGGCGTACCTCCGTCGGtgtttggaccccctttatatagagtcctgGTGGGCGACATGCACGCTCCTCGAGGCATGGGCATGTTCTTCAATATGTCCTATAAAAGAAAGTACTCCTGACGTCATTCCTTAATAGGACATGCATATCCCTTacgagacagtagaagcttccgtcgtatgatCCGCCTGTTATCCATGCCTGGTGTCAGCAGtgctatctcccaaaaggatatcgagagataCAACAGTGGTCTCGTTGCTTAGACGAGCCGGGTGGCCGCTCAGTCGGGACCCCTCCGCTTTGTCGACATCAGCCGCTCTTCCTTGCGGTGACTGGCTGTAGTGGCTTGTTCCTTCCGATCAGACAAGCTTTCCAGTCTCCTCAGCGTCCTGTTGTTATGTACTGAGCGTCTGATTATCTTATCATATTATCCCGAGCTAGACAGATGGTCCGCTCGGACATGTCTCCCACCGATCGGGCACTGACTGTCCTGACCAGCCGTTGCAATCATCCTTCATTTGACCCTTTGACACATGACATTGACTACCTTGACTTTGATCTCTACCTTGGCAGTTGACCCCATACCAGGTGTGCCTCCCTATATCTCCTCATCAAATGGAAACATTTATGTGACAAACTTAAACAACATGGAAATAGTGTTGAATACCTCACTAATCTAAGAGATTTTATTGAACTACAAATGAGATTAAAGAAAACATTGACAATTGATAAGGAAATACAAgaacaaattaaaagaacaaaaaacatTAGAAACAAATTATGCTAAGAATAGTTGTTGTTGTCCAATGTCTTACTATACATAATTTGGCATTTCATGGcacatataataaaatttatgaagATGGTAATGGTAATTTTTTGAGTCTACTTGAAATGATTGCAGATTTTGATCAAATAATGCAAGAGCATTTTCAACTCATTCAAGATAAAAACATTCATTATCATTATCTtagtcataaaattcaaaacgagTTAATATCTATTCTAGCCTCTAAAGTCAGGAATGCaataattaaaaaagtaaaagagGTAAAGTATTTTTTAGTAATTCTTGATTGTACACCGGATGCAAGTCACAAAGAACATATGACTCTCATATTAAGATGTGTAAATGTTTCAGAGACTCCAATTAAAATAGAAGAGTATTTCTTAGAATTTATAAATGTAGAAAATACAACTAGTTTAGGTCTTTTCAatgaattgaaatttattttacaatctttagaacttgatattgataatgtgagaggGCAAGATTATGATAATGGatctaatatgaaaggaaaaaaTCAAGGTGTGCAAAGAAGATTGCTTGACATTAATCCTAGAGCATTTTACATGTGATATGGTTCTCATTCTCTTAACTTAGTTGTTTGTAACATGACAAATTCTTGTGCTAAAGCAAAATCATTTTTTGGAGCATTTCAATGTATGTACACTATGTTCTCTAATTCAATAAAACATGGAATGTTTTGTTCGAATATATTGAtggattaactttaaaatcattaTCAACTACAAGATGGGAAAGTCATATTGAAATAGTCAAAGCAATACTATCTTAAGCTTCCTAAATTAGAGAAGCTTTGTTCAAATTAACAGAAATAAGTGAAGATAGCAAATTAAGTAGAGATGCTGAAACGTTAGCATCCGGTGAACTttcaagttttgaatttatattaagcCTAGTTATTTAGCATGATATTTTACATAAAATTAACTTAGTAAAAAATTACAGACAGGATATGCGTCTTAATGTTATTGTAAAACAATTGTCTGGTGTTAtttctttttttgaaaaatatagaaaaaatggTTTTGCTTCTGCTATGGTTGATGTAAAAAAATAGCATCTGATATGAAAATTGAGCCTATATTTCCTGCAAAATATAAAATTAGTAGAAAGAGATATTTTGATGAGATTGCTAATACTGAAAGGGAAAATCAATCATCGAAAGAGTCTTTTGAATAGATTATTTTATCTTAATGGTCGATATTGCTCTTAGGCAATTGAAAAGTATGTTTGAACAGTTGTAATATTTTGAATCTATATTTGGATTCTTGTATGATGTTGCAAAATTAGTTTCAATGGAGgatgatgaattgatgagttcttgtgcaaatcttgaaaatattttaaaaaatggcGACACTTCTGATATTTATGTAAAATATATGTTTTCATAATTACAAGTTTTGCAAGTAATGTTACCAAGTGAATCTtatgaaacaaataaaaaatggtCTTCCATTTAAATattaaagttcttaaaaataatgGATATGTTTCTAGATGTGATGATTGCTTATAGGATATTATTGACAATACCCGTAACAGTGGCATCAGCTgaaagaaatttttcaaaattaaaattaatataatcttATTTACGGACAACAATGACTCAAGATAGATTAAATGTATTAGCAATTTTATtcattgaaaagaatattttgaaaatattgaatATGATGATATTATTGATAATTTTGTCTTTAAAAGTACATCACGAAGACACTTTAAATGACTAGTCTTTGTGTTTTTTATAGGTTTATGTATTACAACATTCACTCTCATTTTTTTCTTCTGATTTAGTGAGGAGGAAGTGAAGAAGAAAGTTTACAATGTCTTATGTGAGCGAGACTTTGGATTTAGATGTGAAATTAATGAGGAGACATCTAACAAATTGGAAGGTTTGTGTTAATTCTGAGGAACTAACATTTTAAGTTTTTATAAACCAAAATTTATTTTACCTTTTGTATAAGTAACCAAGTAGGTCATTCTCTATGGAAAGTTTTTGCTCACCATATGATGCCTTagtcaatttaaaattttaaaaatttactgtGTTTCTAATTTTTATTATTGCTAGAATTCTTatacataaaatttaatttatttatactgagttttaatttttctaattaattGAAGTACATGAGCAATGCcacttttttcaatatttttttttttaaattcttaaccACTTTATCGAATAAATTGTTTAAGTTACTTAAACTCAAAATGAATATATTTGTGATAGGTTTTCCTGATGTTCTCTTCGTTCTTCTAGATTTATTGATGTTGAAAATAATGATTATGAAGGTAAGCTGACTAGAATGTACTTCTTTATTATTTTCTAGTTTAGTGTTAGGATTTTGCGTTACATTACTCTGCTTATCTCTTTCCAATCTTTGAATTACATTACTCTAATCTCTTTGCATTCTTGAATTAAATTTTTCTTCACTGTCAATGTTCTTTTGCCAAAAATTCAAGTGATTGCTCTTTGTAAACATCTCTTGCATTCTAAATGAAATTGATTACAAATAGAATTGTTATTCTTAGATAATTTAATAGAATTGTTATTCTTAGATAATTTAATAGTgtaagaataaaaaaattatatctatAGTTTTAGAGTTAATGTTTCATTCTTTCTAGAAATAGAattttatagattaaaataattattatttagattTATGGAAGGATAAAATTGGGACATAATTATTAATTTCTCCCGGGATCTTTAAACAATTAGGACTAACTCTGCCTAAACCCTAAGCCAAAAGTCAAATTTTAGTAATTTGTAAAGAAGTCGAACAAGGGGAGTAAAGAAAGTAGAACACGGGGAACAAAGATAAGGAGTGGCACCTGCTAGCACCTCTTGACGAGCATGTGGATCTGCAAAATCTGCTATTGCGTCTTCACAATGAACTTAAGAatgttgatcttcttcttgaaaTCGGATCGCTGGTCCTCCGCTGGCCAATACCTATCCACCAACTCCTGAGCGTGAGGCAGGAGGCATTTGTGGCTCTCTAAATGCAGGTGGAGAACTTCATAGTCTGAAAGCATTCACGAAAGAGAGGAAAATAGAGAGGCAGTTTTAATTCATGGGGAAAAGCTAAGAAGGATTCAGATAAATTTTTGATTCGGACGTGTATACGACCAGGGACCAGGACTAGGGATAAAACAGAAGTCACATATGGTATTGGGTAATTATCAAAATCATGCATGTGATTTGGCTAATAGATAAATTTCATTAGCCTCATTTACTAAGTACTAAGGTGATCGGTTTAGTCTCATGAAATTTTTCCACCGGTCATTAGAATAAATTGAAAAGCGCTCGTGGCTAAGAAGTCCGATATCCTTTGGGTGCACATTCCATTTAGAGAAAATTTTCACAAATTTATCATAATCAAGGATCAAATCGTGAATATCTAATGACAATATGGATATTTTGCTATTGCATGTCTTGAGCCATGTAATTtgagtaataaaaaaaatgatactcTCAATTAATTTCATTGACTATCCTTAAAATAACTAGCCcaatctcataattttttttcacCAATCGAGAAGCGCGCGAGCAACCTAGAAATTTGATTCTcatccaaattttttaaaaaattcttatgAATATATCATACTAAGATTAAATCATGGGTATCTGTCAAGTCGGGATGTCCTAGAGCGATATCATAACCCGAGATATGTGATTTGGATAATAAGCAACTTGTCTACGCCGTTCAATAAAAAAAAAGGTTATTTTTAATTTAGAGGaatatcttaaaaaaaataaatgtcgTGATATTTCTTAAAGTTGAGCCAATTAgtcaataaatataatattcgTTGATTGTTCCTCACTTCCCGTCTCCGAAGTGACGATGTCGACGGCTGGCGATCTCCACCTTCTGCTCTTCCCCTTCCCGGCGCAGGGCCACCTCATCCCCCTCCTCGACCTCGCCCACCACCTCTCCGTCCGCCACCACCGCCTTACCCTCACCGTCGTCGTCACTCCCGCCAACCTCCCCCTCCTCCACCGCTTTCTCGCCTCCACCCCCTCCGCCTCCCCTCTCGTCCTCCCTCTCCCCTCCTCCCCCACCCTCCCCCCTGGGGTCGAGCACGTCCGACAGCTCCGCGCCGCCAATTCTTCCCCTGCAGCCCTCATCCGCGCCCTCTCCTCCCTCCGCTCCGCCGTCGTCGCTTGGGCCCGCTCCTGCCCCCACCCACCCACCGCGCTCATCTCCGATTGGTTCCTCGGCTGGACCAACAACCTCGCTACCGACCTCTCGGTTCCCAACCTCGTCTTCTATTGCTCAAACGCCTTCGCCGTCTCCGCCATCGATTTCCTCTGGCGCACCATGCCCTCCGCGTCTGCATCCCATGTCACCCTCTCCGCCCTCCCCTCCACCCCTTCCTTCCCTTACTCCCGCCTTCCCGCCATCATCCGCGGCTACGTCGCCGGCGATCCGGACTGGGAGTTCACCCGCGAGTCCTTCCTCGCCATCCCCGCCGCATGGGGCGCCGCCATCAACACCTTCGCTGCCCTCGACGATCGCTATCTCGCCCATCTCCGCCGATCGTTCGGCCACGACCGCGTCTGGGCGGTGGGTCCGATCCAGCTGGAGGCCGCCCCCAGCGACCGCGGAGGGGCCACCTCTATCTCGGCGGAGGAGGTCACCGCATGGTTGGACGCCTGCCCGCCGCGATCCGTGGTCTACATCTGCTTCGGGAGCCAGTACACAGAGACAGCGGCTGAGATCGGTGCGATCGCGGCTGCACTAGAGAGGAGCGGGGTCCGATTCGTGTGGGTGATCGGATCGGGGGCGGATCTGCCGGAGGGATTTGAGGCGGGGGAAATGGGGATGCTGATCCGGGGTTGGGCGCCGCAGGCGGCGATCTTAGGGCACGCCGGTGTTGGGGCGTTCGTGACGCACTGCGGATGGAACTCGGTGATGGAGGCGGCGGCGACGGGGGTGCTGTTGCTGACGTGGCCGATGACGGCGGAGCAGTTCCTGAACGCATGGCTGCTGGTGGAGGTGGCGGGCGTGGCGGTGAGAGTCGGGGAAGGAGGCGGAGTGCCGGCGACGGAGGATCTTGCAAAGCTGCTGGTAGAATCGGTGTCGGAGAGTGAAGCGTGGACCGAAGTGAGGGCGCGGGCGGCGGAGCTCCGGCGGAAGATGGCGGAGGCTGTGGCGGCGGGGGGCAGCTCGTACGGAGATCGGGAGGACCTGCTGAAACAATTGACGGGGGAACAGCACACCTGAACTATTTGATGCGATAGAAAAGACTAGCAAGGTTAATTATCCAAATTCGCATGTAAGAAAATATTCTCAGTCGTATTGGGTAATCAGTATTTTACCCTTTTATGGTAATTTACCAAAAGATGCACTAAGTTTAatgtatttatcaaaaaatatatcatcgtttggtatttaccaaaaaatatagataagtgaTATGTAATACCGAATATAATCCTCCCGTCAATCTTCATCCGAATCACATTTTTGAATaactttgatttaaaaaaataaatccgaTCATTAGTGTACCTCCCTCTTCATGACATACGAGCGTAGCTCCCTCTTGTGAAACTCTAGTTTAGTGACCTCGACTGTTTCTCAAGCAGCATCAAGCATTTCAGTTCAATTAAAAATCAGGACTGTTCGCACGTCAACAGTGAAGGATTCTAGGGTTTACATCAATCAGCTAATATCATAATGGCGCAAAGACGTCGATCGGgtgcatcatcatcctctccacatcaattagctgtaaaggttatcattttaTAAACTCTGTGATCTTGAGAAGCTAAAAtagtatgattttaatttttttatttttataaagtatagggttcagttgatgatggacagaaactgcattggaacagtgtcctcagtcactttaaaagtttttttcaaccatccacgaagaaaggaGCGCATGAAGGgtctgttattttacatgaccgacacatagtgctgatcaaacagtcaccctttcgtatttttttggacatagaagatatgcaACACATCCGTGagattttggtaaatatatttcaaacttgggattcaagtagtcaaacctttagattctcaggtacaatttataattttgtattttaatcacaaagtagttgtatggtaaaatttaatcttttgcTAAACCTGGGTCTGATACGATGtcgtatcaggcccaatgtgggcctgatatgatgccgtatcaggcccaacgtgtgcTTGATATGGCATCATATCATGTCCAcggtgttcctaatacttttgtatgtgttggtagaagtctaataataatttaacttggtcaggtgttccggttGGCTTCACAAGATGAGACGTTTCATTGTtgcttggtattgcagaccgtggagcttcaattccgatgaattcagctaaagcatccagtgacctctttctaacttacttctcaaacaaaaaagaagctactagatcaagaattgaggagttgcttaaattttatggcaatcgcgttgaacgcgaagatgatgttttattattttgcaaattctatattttgtatatatttgtttgtgtcttattttcttctagtacatataaggtcccgttaagtcttatagatatagtagatgattttgagaatcttgatagattcaactggattgaagcaatccatgaatttatggctccacaattacctaagattgaggacatattttcatcaactgagacaaaACAGTCTAACatcaacctcccttacctaaagggatttgctggtcttttggcagtaagtgtataatttatgtgaaattttttaatattttacggacatttttaaaatagttaacccttctgatggtgaatcaggcatagtttttggagcatgttccaatccaaaaaccatatAAAATCAAAGgagcaagaataaataagtggaggaatattccttcacatattagtaagtgAGATAATTGATTGACAAAgtctcatctgaagaggtaaattttgaatactttgactatagtttggttaaaaagttttgttttaacatgtggtttaatattcttacatgttgtgattgacctaatccctaaccaaggtgaaaaatcattggttgagaaccttgctggCGTTGCTGACAGTCCACCtgcaatggaggcatcacaaattgaagtcactgaagtaggaaggcagattaataaggagtgttgtaattgcattattcaagcaaacaaaattaaagagctaacaatggagaacatgcaattgaaggagagggagaaagaattacttaaaatagttgaaaataaaggcatggaatctcaatatagcgagcttgtagacgatcctcaaattgaacctgtaggtgttacaacaagaagtaggagaggacgtgacagaagtcgctatgattacagggacactccaattgatagtccattgtggctcaaaactttacctaaaaggcagcgtagaaatatacaAATAAGTGAGCCTGCAGAGAAAGTTACAAGtctaggagaaggaaaaaaagttgtcaaagaatatgttgtcgtgggcaaggggaaaggaaaaattgatttggatgaaatggaagaagaaattaatattgtacaattgatggaagacaaatctgatgaagaggcagagaaggatgtagatatgtttgccaaatatgacaaaatgaggaaacaagcaattGTTGTAAGACGATATCTGcaaatttcattgtaatttgttagatttaatagATTATCTAATTGGTTTTTTTGTTTGTGTGtatagtatgtgaagaagcaatttaagtcttctaagaaaaaaaacaagacgaagaggtggcgtacttgttaaaagccttggaggaaataaagtatgtaaattaCATAGTTAATTAGTCAAGACTATTATATGCTTCTCGTATCGTTTGAGCTAAggttatcaaaattaaatttgtaaaaataatctctgatttgtttactttgtaggtttacaaatgatatagtttgggaggaaccacccttttgtttaaatttgtattcccttttatctggtgtgaatggagagatgttgacaagaggggatgtaatcgacacgtattgtaaaattctatttaggggGGCATTCTCGTCTGGAAGCACATATaacaagtcaatatattgttcaacattcttcacagtaaggaattgatttgagtatagtaaaatttagaattctttttattatttggttatgtatgtatgactttgcatatttatagtcattaatgaaatcgtcaagtaagtttgtcttccaacacctgataaagacggatagaggagatgaagaggtaaggtatatatttatacctttgtgtagtgataatgcacacttccacttgctgctggtggacaccaaatcaatgacgttcaatcagtataattctctagcaagtggaagtaaatacaaatatgaatttgaagcagcggtgagcatctaataataatgtgtatggttgtattttaatataaatgctagttgatggaaaatggaaATTTCCTCTTCATTCTTCAGGtattagattttaaattatatagtcgtgagcacgttgCTGCTATTCATCCAAACTTAGAAAGGCATTATCCGTTCGATAAATGGGTCTCTCGCACaatagaatgtccacaacaacaagcaaggtaaatcgagcacagagtgtgaatataaattattgataaaaaaatattgaccatAAAAATGTTGTTGTTTACAGCGTTaactgtggcttctttgtgatgcaatacattcgatgtctcctatatgatatgaagatggacttcaaacaaggagacatgaaaaagattagaattgatgtaatggtatcaattttgagggataagtattttaaaacattggattaaatatccagtcttgtaaggcaaaaacttgtatagAATGTAAATGAACTTATTACGTTGTATAGGTAGtttaatatctttgtatgtagtctttgttgtataatacagtggtatgtagtatatgagaagattataaattgtcactggaatattaataatattgcatagtgattagtcaaatataagtcacaatatacaaaatgcgatgctggtgcttatcagtggaaaGAGACATAATGTATATAAGTTATACTGCACACCATTTTTATCTTCTCAAAACTAAAAACATGGTAACGGTTGTGATTGTTTAAAATATCAAATAGGCTCGAACCAACAGTCGGTTTCAAGAGCACAATGTCACTAGGTtttgtgccaactggcacggagcaataccttcttagaaatggggtataaatacgttttgacaccagatataccttctccccagtcagaccttcacagggaacgtaatttcaggtaaatccaagtaggggagggccatcagtggattttggtcaaaacccactgatggacctagacacctctgatttgacccattttAGTTCGAGTGGTAATctagagttgcaaggactccaaatctgctggcaaatccttatttaaagctctataggtgtagggaaaaaaataaaatataatcagcctccgttgggcctgatatgcttcaatatcaggcccaatgtgggcctgatatgagtgcatatcaggtccaacgtgggcctggtatcgtatcatttcataaagcttgattctatctccccctaatataaacttcaaacattctaacagtgtcttgatgaaaaaaataaataacatcaattttaaaagtccccttccataggattgaaaagaaatgttgtgcactgttccgtgccaactggcacggagcaataccttcttagaaaTGGGATATAAATactttttgacaccagatataccttctccccaatcagaccttcacagggaacgtgatttcaggtaaatccaagtaggggagggtcatcagtggattttggtcaaaacccacttatggacctagacatctctgattcgacccatttcagttcgagtggtattctgaagttgcaaggactccaaatctgctggcaaattgttatttaaagctctataggtgctgggaaaaaaataaaatataatcagcctccgttggacctgatattcttaaatatcaggcccaacatgggcctgatatgattacatatcaggcccaatgtgggtctggtatcgtatcgtttcataaagcttgattctatctccccctaatataaactccaaacattctaacagtggcctgatcaaaaaaataaaataatatcaattttaaaagtccccttccatagggttgaaaagaaaagttgtgcattgttccgtgccaattggcacggagcaataccttcttagaaaTGGGGTGTAAATacattttgacaccagatataccttctccccagtcagaccttcacaaggaacgtgatttcaggtaaatccaagtaggggagggtcatcaatgagttttgatcaaaacccactgatggacctagacacctctgattcgacccatttcagttcgagtggtaatctggagttgcaaggactccaaatctgctggcaaatccttatttaaagTTCTATAGGTgaggggaaaaaaaaaatataatcagcctctgttgggcctgatatgcttcaatatcaggcccaacgtgggcctgatatgagtgcatatcaggcccaacatgggcctggtATCATATCGTTTCATAAAACATTAAATATTCATAGTATTTTAAGGCAAAAACTTGTAGAGAATGTAAATTAAGTTACATAGTGTAGGTAGTTTTATATgtttgtatgtagtctttgttgttTAATACAGTATTATGTATTATATGAGAAGAGGATAAAATGGAACTGGAATATTAATTATATTGCATATTGATTAGTCAAATATAAGTCACAATATCTTGTGACATCCAAATTGCGATGCTGATGCTTATCAGTGAAAAGAGAGataatgtatataagttgtactgcacaccatatctatcttctcaaaactaaaAACATGGTAATGGTTGGGATTGTTTAGAAAATCAAATAGGATCGGACCAACACTCGGTTTCTAGAGCACAAGGTaggctttgaaatttgaattaggcATGTAAATATGGAACACCAAAGTAACTAAGTTAcgaga contains:
- the LOC121997354 gene encoding flavonol 3-O-glucosyltransferase UGT89B1-like, whose translation is MSTAGDLHLLLFPFPAQGHLIPLLDLAHHLSVRHHRLTLTVVVTPANLPLLHRFLASTPSASPLVLPLPSSPTLPPGVEHVRQLRAANSSPAALIRALSSLRSAVVAWARSCPHPPTALISDWFLGWTNNLATDLSVPNLVFYCSNAFAVSAIDFLWRTMPSASASHVTLSALPSTPSFPYSRLPAIIRGYVAGDPDWEFTRESFLAIPAAWGAAINTFAALDDRYLAHLRRSFGHDRVWAVGPIQLEAAPSDRGGATSISAEEVTAWLDACPPRSVVYICFGSQYTETAAEIGAIAAALERSGVRFVWVIGSGADLPEGFEAGEMGMLIRGWAPQAAILGHAGVGAFVTHCGWNSVMEAAATGVLLLTWPMTAEQFLNAWLLVEVAGVAVRVGEGGGVPATEDLAKLLVESVSESEAWTEVRARAAELRRKMAEAVAAGGSSYGDREDLLKQLTGEQHT